The following are encoded in a window of Chionomys nivalis chromosome X, mChiNiv1.1, whole genome shotgun sequence genomic DNA:
- the LOC130868289 gene encoding NEDD8-like, with product MLIKVKTLTGKEIEIDIEPTDKVERIKERVEEKEGIPPQQQRLIYSGKRMNDEKTAAEYKILGGSILHLVLALRRGGGLGQ from the coding sequence ATGCTAATTAAAGTGAAGACGCTGACTGGAAAGGAGATTGAGATCGACATTGAACCCACAGACAAGGTGGAGCGAATCAAGGAGCgtgtggaagagaaagagggcaTCCCCCCACAACAGCAGAGGCTCATCTACAGTGGCAAACGAATGAATGATGAGAAGACAGCAGCTGAATACAAGATCCTAGGTGGTTCAATCCTCCACCTGGTGTTGGCTCTTAGAAGAGGAGGTGGTCTTGGGCAATGA